In a genomic window of Salvelinus fontinalis isolate EN_2023a chromosome 7, ASM2944872v1, whole genome shotgun sequence:
- the LOC129859870 gene encoding chromosome alignment-maintaining phosphoprotein 1-like: MEAVMEVKESETAMMGFKESTEATMDVKESISPAMDVKESMSAMMEVNESESKEAVVDIKESQGAVMELKRQSSSSGGQGRDRDRESDSYLQHLQCPHCLLQCKSHCSYLIHIAKIHPSRLDDTPVGRLGNAIFYQRTARLFHCSVCFHTAREFPRLYDHLLTCHCLSGKGQGEGGEKGGEEGEGDERRGAGGEEQEGISVDVLSKDSSHPSSEPKAEEEDEDKGGVKQEEEGRKRGLEMEGGEDNEEDSRSAGIPMKRKRSSTAGSEEDDHDEEEEEELQTNNNKKSDKHKKQEEAFLTKYIQRQGGRYNCRLCGKRSKMKGHAIYHVSYKHDVPKPYCCKECSKAFILEYSLLNHIYHNHRQGMYRCLFCPFSSDVVWGIKRHGNCCNARSGEGDEGEGSNGEE, encoded by the coding sequence ATGGAAGCCGTGATGGAGGTTAAGGAGTCAGAGACAGCCATGATGGGTTTTAAGGAGTCAACGGAAGCCACAATGGACGTTAAGGAGTCAATTTCACCCGCAATGGACGTGAAGGAGTCCATGTCAGCCATGATGGAAGTTAATGAGTCAGAGTCAAAAGAAGCCGTTGTGGACATTAAGGAGTCACAGGGAGCTGTTATGGAACTCAAGAGGCAGTCTTCCTCCTCTGGCGGCCAGGGGCGGGACAGAGACCGGGAGTCGGACAGCTATCTCCAGCACCTCCAGTGTCCACACTGTCTGCTCCAGTGTAAGAGCCACTGCAGCTACCTCATCCACATCGCTAAGATCCACCCAAGCCGCCTGGATGACACGCCTGTGGGTCGCCTGGGCAACGCCATCTTCTACCAGCGCACGGCACGGCTGTTCCACTGCAGCGTGTGTTTCCACACGGCCAGGGAGTTCCCTCGACTCTACGACCACCTGCTCACCTGCCACTGCCTCTCTGGGAAGGgccagggagaggggggagaaaagggtggtgaggagggagaaggggatgaGCGTAGGGGGGCGGGGGGAGAAGAACAGGAAGGTATCAGTGTAGATGTGCTGTCAAAAGACAGTAGTCATCCTTCCAGTGAGCCCAAggcagaagaggaggatgaggacaaAGGAGGAGTGAAGCAAGAGGAGGAAGGTAGGAAAAGAGGactagagatggagggaggcgaGGACAACGAAGAGGACTCCCGCTCAGCCGGCATCCCCATGAAACGAAAGAGAAGCTCTACGGCAGGCAGTGAGGAAGACGATCATgacgaagaggaagaggaggagctacagaccaacaacaacaaaaaaagtgacAAACACAAAAAGCAGGAAGAGGCCTTCCTGACCAAATATATCCAGCGCCAGGGGGGTCGCTACAACTGTCGCCTGTGCGGAAAGCGCTCCAAGATGAAGGGCCATGCCATCTACCACGTGAGCTACAAGCACGACGTGCCCAAACCTTACTGCTGTAAAGAGTGTAGCAAGGCCTTCATACTAGAGTATTCGCTACTCAACCATATCTACCACAACCACAGACAGGGCATGTACCGCTGCCTCTTCTGCCCCTTCAGCTCTGACGTGGTGTGGGGCATAAAACGCCATGGCAACTGCTGCAATGCCCGAAGCGGGGAGGGGGATGAGGGGGAGGGCAGCAATGGAGAAGAGTGA